From the genome of Cognaticolwellia beringensis, one region includes:
- the groL gene encoding chaperonin GroEL (60 kDa chaperone family; promotes refolding of misfolded polypeptides especially under stressful conditions; forms two stacked rings of heptamers to form a barrel-shaped 14mer; ends can be capped by GroES; misfolded proteins enter the barrel where they are refolded when GroES binds), translating into MAAKDVLFGNDARAKMLKGVNILADAVKVTLGPKGRNVVLDKSFGGPTITKDGVSVAKEIELEDKFENMGAQMVKEVASKANDEAGDGTTTATVLAQAIVNEGLKSIAAGMNPMDLKRGIDKAVIAAVEALKGLSQECSDTKAIEQVGTISANSDETVGKIIATAMDKVGTEGVITVEEGQALTDELDVVEGMQFDRGYLSPYFINNQESGSVELENPFILLVDKKVSNIRELLTTLEGVAKAGKPLLIIAEDVEGEALATLVVNNMRGIVKVAAVKAPGFGDRRKAMLQDIATLTKATVISEEIGMELEKATLEDLGQAKRVVISKDNTTIIDGIGEEAEIQARVAQIRAQIEDSSSDYDKEKLQERLAKLAGGVAVIKIGAATEMEMKEKKARVEDALHATRAAVEEGVVAGGGVALVRAADAIKDLEGINEDQTHGINVAIRAMSAPLRQIATNSGDEASVVLNQVRTGGTGNYGYNASNSTYGDMLEMGILDPTKVTRSALQFAASIAGLMLTTEAMITDAPSKDAGGMPDMGGMGGMGGMGGMM; encoded by the coding sequence ATGGCAGCAAAAGACGTATTATTTGGTAACGACGCCCGCGCAAAAATGCTTAAAGGTGTCAACATACTTGCAGACGCAGTAAAAGTTACATTAGGCCCGAAAGGTCGTAACGTAGTTTTAGACAAATCATTTGGCGGCCCAACGATCACTAAAGATGGTGTATCAGTCGCGAAAGAAATCGAATTAGAAGATAAATTCGAAAACATGGGCGCACAAATGGTTAAAGAAGTTGCTTCTAAAGCCAATGACGAAGCCGGTGACGGTACAACTACGGCAACTGTTTTAGCACAAGCGATTGTAAACGAAGGTTTAAAATCAATTGCTGCAGGCATGAACCCAATGGATCTTAAACGTGGTATCGACAAAGCGGTTATCGCTGCTGTTGAAGCACTTAAAGGTTTATCACAAGAATGTAGCGACACCAAAGCCATTGAGCAAGTAGGTACTATTTCTGCTAACTCAGATGAAACTGTGGGTAAAATCATTGCAACCGCAATGGACAAAGTAGGCACTGAAGGTGTTATTACTGTTGAAGAAGGTCAAGCTCTTACTGATGAGTTAGACGTTGTTGAAGGTATGCAGTTCGACCGTGGTTACCTTTCTCCGTACTTCATCAACAACCAAGAAAGCGGTAGTGTTGAATTAGAAAACCCTTTCATCTTATTAGTTGATAAAAAAGTATCTAATATCCGTGAATTGTTAACGACACTTGAAGGTGTTGCTAAAGCGGGTAAGCCACTACTCATTATTGCTGAAGATGTTGAAGGCGAAGCACTTGCTACATTAGTAGTTAACAACATGCGTGGTATCGTGAAAGTTGCTGCTGTTAAAGCACCAGGTTTCGGCGACCGTCGTAAAGCAATGTTACAAGACATCGCAACATTAACGAAAGCGACCGTAATTTCTGAAGAAATCGGTATGGAGCTTGAAAAAGCAACATTAGAAGACCTAGGTCAAGCTAAGCGTGTAGTTATCTCTAAAGACAATACAACTATTATTGATGGTATTGGTGAAGAAGCTGAAATTCAAGCACGTGTTGCACAAATTCGCGCTCAAATTGAAGATTCTTCTTCAGATTACGACAAAGAAAAATTACAAGAACGTTTAGCTAAATTAGCTGGCGGTGTTGCGGTTATCAAAATTGGCGCAGCAACAGAAATGGAAATGAAAGAGAAAAAAGCGCGCGTTGAAGATGCATTACATGCAACTCGTGCTGCGGTTGAAGAAGGTGTTGTTGCCGGTGGTGGTGTTGCATTAGTACGTGCAGCAGACGCGATTAAAGACTTAGAAGGTATTAACGAAGACCAAACACACGGTATTAACGTAGCTATCCGTGCAATGTCTGCTCCTTTACGTCAAATCGCAACTAACTCAGGTGACGAAGCCTCAGTAGTATTAAACCAAGTACGCACAGGCGGCACAGGTAACTACGGTTACAATGCTAGTAATAGCACTTACGGCGATATGTTAGAAATGGGTATTCTTGACCCAACTAAAGTAACGCGTAGTGCATTACAGTTTGCGGCCTCAATTGCTGGCTTAATGCTAACAACAGAAGCCATGATCACCGATGCACCATCTAAAGATGCTGGCGGCATGCCTGATATGGGCGGCATGGGCGGTATGGGTGGAATGGGCGGTATGATGTAA
- a CDS encoding BRCT domain-containing protein, whose product MTQRTKPQLDKHGQPLITAFNYKRNKTKAVLTLKGIIDGILADVALNDIEIIYLKSWCTNETFDFNDGDFIDIKEQVEDILEDGVITSAEQKDMQQMLSDIIECCSKDDVPTKESVNYLLGFLSGISADDVLNDDEIYKLRDHLSQGANFVGEWPANTLKARLDDVLEDGVIEESERQALMSLVKAVSGQSFLDTGLAYGMSADFSTICKNNLKLDGLHICFTGTFISGSRKKQQEIATKFGAIVSPRVTQTTDVLILGSVASRDWKFASYGRKIEAVLSNRLNGATTEIINEELWNVITCKGS is encoded by the coding sequence ATGACGCAACGAACCAAACCCCAACTCGATAAACATGGTCAACCTCTCATAACCGCATTCAATTACAAAAGAAATAAAACGAAGGCTGTCCTAACGCTCAAAGGTATTATTGACGGCATATTGGCTGATGTCGCATTAAATGATATCGAAATAATTTACTTAAAGTCTTGGTGTACCAACGAAACGTTTGACTTTAATGATGGTGATTTTATAGATATAAAGGAGCAAGTCGAAGATATTCTTGAAGATGGTGTTATAACTTCTGCTGAACAAAAGGATATGCAGCAAATGCTGAGCGACATAATTGAGTGTTGCTCTAAAGATGATGTCCCAACAAAAGAATCTGTTAATTATCTTCTTGGTTTTCTTAGTGGTATCAGTGCTGATGATGTATTAAATGATGACGAGATATATAAGTTAAGAGATCACCTTTCTCAAGGTGCTAATTTTGTAGGTGAGTGGCCTGCTAATACTTTGAAAGCTAGACTGGATGATGTATTAGAAGATGGTGTAATTGAAGAAAGTGAAAGACAAGCCCTTATGAGTCTCGTAAAGGCAGTATCAGGTCAATCCTTTTTAGATACTGGTCTTGCATATGGTATGTCAGCAGACTTTTCAACAATCTGTAAAAACAATTTGAAACTGGATGGTCTACACATTTGTTTTACAGGTACTTTTATAAGTGGTTCTCGTAAGAAACAACAAGAGATTGCAACAAAGTTTGGAGCGATTGTATCTCCTCGAGTAACTCAAACAACTGATGTTTTAATACTGGGTTCTGTAGCAAGTAGGGATTGGAAGTTTGCGAGTTACGGTAGGAAGATAGAAGCAGTATTAAGTAATCGATTAAACGGTGCTACAACAGAGATTATCAATGAAGAACTATGGAATGTCATTACCTGTAAAGGCTCTTAA
- a CDS encoding recombinase family protein, with amino-acid sequence MASIGFARVSTQQQDLTSQLAALDAYGCSKVFQGKHSGKADTNKQALEDLIDYVRSGDVVVVTKMDRLGRSLSQVLSTLDRLKTKGVTLVAIDQGIDTTRDDPMSKAMVQLLGMFAEMERNFIVSRTTEGKNASGNFGGRKPKLTKVQINEVRNKLTQGISKVLLSKEYGVSRSTILNVSRKSEEKEK; translated from the coding sequence ATGGCATCAATTGGATTCGCAAGGGTATCTACCCAACAACAAGACCTTACTTCACAGTTAGCTGCCTTAGACGCTTATGGATGCTCTAAAGTATTTCAGGGTAAGCACTCAGGGAAAGCTGACACTAACAAGCAAGCTCTAGAAGATTTAATTGATTATGTACGTTCTGGTGATGTTGTAGTGGTTACTAAGATGGATAGACTAGGTCGTTCTCTATCACAAGTTTTAAGTACGCTTGATAGGCTAAAAACTAAAGGTGTAACCTTGGTTGCGATAGATCAGGGAATTGATACCACCAGAGATGATCCAATGAGCAAGGCTATGGTTCAACTCCTAGGGATGTTTGCAGAGATGGAAAGAAACTTTATTGTCTCCCGTACCACTGAAGGTAAGAATGCCTCTGGTAACTTTGGTGGGCGTAAGCCTAAGTTAACTAAAGTTCAAATAAACGAGGTACGTAATAAGCTAACGCAAGGGATCAGCAAAGTATTATTAAGTAAGGAATATGGGGTTTCTAGGTCTACTATATTAAACGTCAGTAGAAAAAGTGAAGAGAAAGAAAAGTAA
- a CDS encoding helix-turn-helix domain-containing protein has product MTKVLLNTINLQAPTQLRETKESQLHIEDLAYSYIDTGEFTELPWVGRINGGDVLVPIDGFHRLHAVEWLASDEYQALPDAPSVAHLDLTQVEVRITTFATMTEAIIAAAGVNSTHGMKRKNGDIGNAIKAILEVEPMMFMHNPYKLNKDAIMAAVRCSTSHYSRETAQIRRNLEGQRDLDIQRMLEEGKSQRDIAGCTGCTQSTVARISKELQKGADSVEMHHVESDNDESDDGEETPTVFTHMTSVTPVEDPWADAGGSNEPISQMSHLETSSESNDPMVQMTQSDETSGGSNEPMSQMSHLETSSVQKEPMSFSGQSGTSNDQSVQKSPMSKTGQSETSSESKEPMSQMTQSETSNDQTSSNESMAVMGLKSNITDHDLMKFADGLSSSQKRLLLEYLGDF; this is encoded by the coding sequence ATGACTAAAGTTCTATTAAACACAATTAACCTACAAGCACCAACTCAATTACGTGAAACTAAAGAGTCACAACTACACATTGAAGACCTAGCGTACTCATATATTGATACAGGTGAATTCACTGAGTTACCTTGGGTAGGTCGTATCAACGGTGGTGATGTATTAGTACCTATTGATGGGTTCCATCGTTTACATGCTGTTGAGTGGTTGGCTTCAGACGAATACCAAGCATTACCAGATGCACCTTCAGTGGCACACCTTGACCTTACTCAGGTCGAAGTACGTATAACAACCTTTGCGACAATGACTGAAGCTATCATAGCTGCTGCAGGTGTTAACTCGACTCACGGCATGAAACGTAAGAATGGTGACATTGGTAATGCTATTAAAGCAATACTTGAAGTTGAGCCTATGATGTTTATGCACAATCCATACAAGCTTAACAAAGACGCTATTATGGCTGCTGTTAGGTGCAGTACAAGCCATTACTCTAGAGAGACCGCACAGATACGCAGAAACCTTGAAGGTCAGCGTGATCTTGATATTCAGCGTATGTTAGAAGAGGGTAAGTCACAGCGTGACATTGCAGGTTGTACTGGCTGTACTCAGTCAACAGTGGCACGTATATCGAAGGAGCTACAGAAAGGGGCTGACTCTGTAGAGATGCACCATGTTGAATCCGACAATGATGAATCTGATGATGGTGAAGAAACACCTACAGTATTCACTCATATGACTTCAGTGACACCTGTAGAAGATCCGTGGGCTGACGCAGGTGGCTCAAATGAGCCAATTTCCCAAATGAGCCACTTAGAAACCTCAAGTGAGTCAAATGACCCAATGGTTCAAATGACTCAGTCAGATGAAACCTCAGGTGGCTCAAATGAGCCAATGTCCCAAATGAGCCACTTAGAAACCTCAAGTGTCCAAAAAGAGCCAATGTCCTTTTCTGGACAGTCAGGAACTTCTAATGACCAAAGTGTCCAGAAAAGCCCAATGAGCAAAACTGGACAGTCAGAAACCTCAAGTGAGTCAAAAGAGCCAATGTCCCAAATGACTCAGTCAGAAACTTCTAATGACCAAACTAGCTCAAACGAGTCAATGGCTGTAATGGGATTAAAAAGTAACATAACAGATCATGATTTAATGAAATTTGCTGACGGCCTGTCCTCCTCACAGAAAAGGCTTCTATTAGAGTATCTTGGAGACTTTTAA
- a CDS encoding DUF6538 domain-containing protein has translation MSINNQYLKKHHDTWVYNRRVPKALQSSYQGKSHITKSLGTCSIRQARLHRDKINGEIAGLLQRTYSSERIEFKIYLEELRPYAGALKDKECSLDYDDVLPRNPIAKAAYRQEVYGNVDHQFTITIKESLNSLLSHKANMSHDTSSKIKNSLNRFLIYLSIDDIPLKELNKRQVVEYIQHLGCEFAHGTIVAHLSRLRSIWTHAYQMGEIMIKTSPFCDHDLSQYRGQGSKPKQLFSKTQLQHILNECPASVRDLARLGLFTGARLSELCTADVEIIEDIKCLVIRKGKTESAVRIIPVPPQVDDIQLPLNLDTKAAGRVFSRFKVSEITEDSTRSFHSLRNHFITASERASLNEFDVAHVVGHKTGTTMSFGHYARHDVKRLAKTVNKTADQIEIEWLL, from the coding sequence ATGAGCATTAATAACCAGTACCTCAAAAAACATCACGACACATGGGTTTACAACAGAAGAGTACCAAAAGCATTACAAAGTAGTTATCAAGGTAAATCTCACATAACAAAAAGCTTAGGTACATGTTCTATTAGGCAAGCGAGATTACATCGAGATAAAATAAATGGTGAGATTGCGGGTCTACTTCAGCGTACTTATAGCTCTGAACGTATTGAGTTCAAGATCTATTTAGAAGAGTTACGCCCATATGCAGGCGCATTAAAAGATAAAGAATGCTCACTAGACTATGATGACGTTTTACCTCGTAACCCTATAGCCAAGGCTGCATATAGACAAGAGGTGTATGGCAATGTAGACCACCAGTTTACTATCACAATTAAAGAAAGCCTTAATAGTTTGTTATCTCATAAAGCAAATATGAGTCATGACACAAGCTCAAAAATAAAGAACAGTCTAAATAGATTTCTAATTTACTTATCAATTGACGATATACCTTTAAAGGAATTAAACAAACGACAGGTTGTCGAATACATTCAACATCTAGGCTGTGAGTTCGCTCATGGAACGATTGTGGCTCACCTTTCACGGTTAAGATCTATTTGGACTCATGCTTATCAAATGGGAGAAATCATGATTAAAACGAGTCCTTTTTGTGATCATGACTTAAGTCAATACAGAGGTCAGGGGTCTAAGCCTAAACAGCTATTTAGCAAGACACAGTTGCAACATATCCTTAACGAATGTCCTGCTTCTGTTAGAGACTTAGCTAGACTTGGATTATTTACTGGAGCTAGATTAAGCGAGCTTTGCACAGCTGATGTAGAAATTATTGAAGATATAAAGTGCTTAGTTATCCGCAAAGGGAAAACAGAAAGTGCAGTACGTATTATACCAGTTCCACCTCAGGTTGATGACATTCAATTACCACTTAACTTAGATACTAAAGCTGCAGGAAGAGTATTTTCTAGATTTAAAGTTTCTGAAATTACGGAGGATTCAACACGCTCTTTTCATTCATTAAGAAATCACTTTATCACAGCTAGCGAGAGAGCTTCGCTTAATGAGTTTGATGTGGCTCACGTAGTAGGACATAAAACTGGAACCACAATGAGCTTTGGTCATTATGCTAGACATGATGTAAAACGTTTAGCTAAAACTGTTAACAAAACAGCAGACCAGATAGAAATAGAATGGCTTCTTTAA
- a CDS encoding DUF6326 family protein: MSSINSTETVFEDFQINVKLKISALWIAVMFCYVYGDYIQIYVPGILAKAMEVKATTETQLQFFAVALLMAIPSVMIFFTLVVKPKINRWLNIILSTLYIIMLIATNLTETWVFYLFLTAIEVLISVAIVWYAWNWPTIEACTTTEL; the protein is encoded by the coding sequence ATGAGTTCTATAAATAGTACAGAAACAGTTTTTGAAGACTTTCAAATAAACGTCAAATTGAAAATTTCGGCGCTTTGGATAGCGGTTATGTTTTGTTATGTCTATGGCGACTATATACAGATTTATGTACCTGGCATATTAGCAAAAGCGATGGAAGTTAAGGCGACAACTGAAACACAATTACAGTTTTTTGCCGTGGCTTTATTGATGGCAATACCCAGTGTGATGATATTTTTTACCTTAGTGGTTAAGCCTAAAATCAATCGTTGGCTGAATATAATACTGAGCACGCTTTATATCATTATGCTTATTGCAACTAATTTGACAGAAACTTGGGTGTTTTACCTATTTTTAACCGCAATAGAGGTTTTAATTTCAGTAGCGATTGTTTGGTATGCATGGAACTGGCCGACAATTGAAGCTTGCACAACCACTGAATTATAA
- a CDS encoding helix-turn-helix domain-containing protein produces the protein MTDPVVMIISMVMLGQILLSVPILLSRAMKSVIFLPLAIFLLANSTIALVPIVNAQFPDLSQLYSAIVFPTLFLLCPCLWFYIEGITAEKPWKLNKKQTLHFVLFWPALIVGVMIMFLPKDMYTDIFINDIDVVAPLAIVTAIGLLVMMMLWLGQCVYIAFRIIYRLVDYRKQLKNVFSNHDDKSLNWMNWLLFIAISTWLFSLVTVFSSNLFDNFLFNIRTDSLLSLLLVWSLAHFGLQQKPVFTDYSESESVDIAAQNTEAPKNEDVTVRSPPMKYQRSALDNEQSNRIADKINNIMSKETLYLDSNLSLQKLANHLAISPNYISQTLNETLCTNFFDFINKWRIEAAKPKILANKDSVLTIALEVGFNARSSFYKAFKQETGQTPSEFRKQDSSH, from the coding sequence TTGACAGACCCTGTCGTAATGATTATCAGCATGGTTATGCTAGGACAGATATTATTAAGCGTTCCTATTCTTCTGAGCCGAGCAATGAAGTCTGTAATTTTTTTACCTTTAGCAATATTCTTACTTGCCAATAGCACTATTGCACTGGTGCCAATTGTTAATGCTCAATTTCCTGACTTGAGTCAACTGTATAGTGCGATAGTTTTTCCTACTCTTTTTTTGTTGTGTCCCTGCTTATGGTTTTATATTGAAGGGATCACCGCTGAAAAACCTTGGAAGCTAAACAAAAAGCAAACCCTCCATTTTGTTTTGTTCTGGCCTGCTCTTATTGTTGGTGTAATGATCATGTTTTTACCAAAAGACATGTATACAGATATATTTATTAACGATATTGATGTGGTTGCCCCTTTAGCTATCGTCACCGCTATAGGTTTATTGGTTATGATGATGCTCTGGCTTGGTCAATGTGTATATATCGCTTTTCGTATTATTTACCGTTTGGTTGATTATCGAAAACAGTTGAAAAATGTGTTCTCTAATCATGACGATAAATCACTTAACTGGATGAACTGGCTACTATTCATTGCTATTAGTACTTGGTTGTTTTCTTTGGTTACGGTGTTTTCTTCAAACCTATTTGATAATTTCTTATTTAATATAAGAACTGATAGTTTGCTGTCACTGCTGTTGGTATGGAGCTTGGCTCACTTTGGCTTGCAGCAAAAACCAGTTTTTACTGACTATAGTGAAAGTGAAAGCGTCGATATTGCTGCTCAAAATACAGAAGCTCCAAAGAATGAGGACGTTACTGTCAGAAGTCCTCCAATGAAGTATCAACGTTCAGCGCTAGATAATGAGCAATCCAATCGTATTGCAGATAAAATTAATAACATTATGAGCAAAGAGACGTTATATTTAGATTCAAATCTGTCACTGCAAAAACTCGCTAACCATTTAGCTATCTCGCCTAATTATATCTCACAAACACTGAATGAAACGCTATGCACAAACTTTTTTGATTTCATCAATAAGTGGCGCATTGAAGCAGCGAAGCCGAAAATATTAGCTAATAAAGACTCAGTACTTACCATCGCACTTGAAGTTGGATTTAACGCGAGATCTTCTTTTTATAAAGCCTTTAAACAAGAAACAGGGCAAACCCCAAGTGAGTTTCGTAAGCAAGATAGTTCACATTGA